One window of the Shewanella litorisediminis genome contains the following:
- a CDS encoding cation:proton antiporter: protein MVEHITGILALIGVLSLFCQWLGWKLRLPAILPLLLCGLLLGPGLGFLKPDAIFGDLLFPMISLGVAIILFEGALTLNFKEIKDYGRMVTHLVTIGMAVTWVAISLATHYFMGFDWALAWLFGALVVVTGPTVIVPMLRSVRPKSQLASILRWEGIVIDPIGAVLAVLVFEYIAASQNATEHILMSFGSILALGFGVGAAMGYLVGWVLRKDLLPHYLRNTAVLTVMLGTFVGSNLLQEESGLLTVTVMGIWLANMRGVDIADILEFKETLTVLMISALFILLAARLDSTAMLDLGWGGIGVLAVAMLIARPLSVWLSGIGTNLSTPDKWFLSWVAPRGIVAAAVSSLFAIKLEEQGVPGAEKIVPLVFLIIIGTVVIQSLSAGTWARFLKVKADSAQGLLLFGASSFSRAFAKLLMSKNIKVTLADTNWDNIRLARMDNIPVYFGNPASEHAETYLDLTGIGRVLVVSPYRQLNPLVSFHFQDYFGAEKVYGLNNMEGSSARHLASEVYMKRLCLFGEGVSYAKIASQMAKGAILKSTTLRESFTLVDFMRRYGESVLPLVYLQDEKLRIVTAGSEIPATGIELISLIPVESQQYAKEQQEKEALEKAQAEKEETERLALARQTLEEATPSAELTSASDTDKDKENGKTDNRHANGEGDEPVKA from the coding sequence ATGGTTGAACATATCACCGGCATTCTGGCCCTCATTGGCGTGCTATCGTTGTTTTGCCAGTGGCTCGGATGGAAGCTGAGACTTCCTGCCATTTTGCCTCTACTGCTCTGTGGTCTGCTGCTTGGGCCTGGGCTGGGATTCCTCAAGCCCGATGCCATTTTTGGCGACCTCTTGTTCCCCATGATTTCTCTGGGTGTTGCCATCATCTTATTTGAAGGCGCATTGACACTTAACTTCAAAGAAATCAAAGACTATGGTCGTATGGTGACCCACCTGGTGACCATAGGCATGGCGGTCACCTGGGTGGCGATTTCCCTGGCAACCCACTACTTTATGGGCTTTGACTGGGCACTGGCCTGGTTATTTGGCGCCTTGGTGGTGGTGACCGGCCCAACCGTGATAGTACCCATGCTCAGGAGTGTGCGTCCCAAATCGCAGCTTGCCAGCATTCTTCGCTGGGAAGGTATCGTGATTGACCCCATAGGTGCCGTGCTGGCGGTATTGGTATTTGAATATATCGCGGCGTCCCAAAATGCCACCGAGCATATTTTGATGTCATTTGGCTCGATTTTGGCGCTGGGTTTTGGTGTTGGTGCTGCCATGGGATATCTGGTGGGCTGGGTGCTTCGCAAAGATTTGTTACCTCACTATCTGCGAAATACCGCGGTGCTTACCGTAATGCTGGGTACCTTTGTGGGTTCCAATTTGCTGCAGGAGGAATCAGGCCTGCTCACGGTAACCGTGATGGGCATTTGGCTTGCCAATATGCGCGGGGTGGACATTGCCGATATTCTCGAGTTTAAAGAAACCCTGACGGTGCTGATGATTTCGGCGCTGTTTATTCTGCTGGCGGCAAGGTTGGATTCCACTGCCATGCTGGATCTGGGCTGGGGCGGTATAGGGGTGCTGGCTGTGGCCATGTTGATTGCACGGCCGCTCAGTGTCTGGCTATCGGGGATAGGCACCAATCTCAGCACGCCCGACAAGTGGTTTTTAAGTTGGGTTGCACCGCGGGGGATTGTGGCCGCGGCAGTGTCGTCGCTGTTTGCCATCAAGCTTGAAGAGCAGGGCGTACCCGGGGCAGAGAAAATCGTACCCCTGGTGTTCCTTATCATCATAGGCACTGTGGTTATCCAAAGCCTTTCTGCCGGTACCTGGGCCCGCTTTCTCAAAGTCAAGGCCGACTCCGCTCAGGGGTTGCTGCTGTTTGGCGCCTCCAGCTTTTCCAGGGCATTTGCCAAGTTGCTGATGAGTAAAAACATCAAGGTGACCCTCGCCGATACCAACTGGGATAATATTCGGCTGGCGCGGATGGACAATATTCCCGTGTATTTCGGCAATCCGGCATCGGAACACGCCGAGACCTATCTGGACTTAACTGGCATTGGCCGTGTGCTGGTGGTATCTCCTTATCGACAACTCAACCCGTTGGTGAGCTTTCATTTTCAGGATTATTTTGGCGCGGAAAAGGTCTACGGTCTGAACAATATGGAAGGCTCCAGCGCCCGTCATCTGGCGTCTGAAGTCTATATGAAGCGCTTGTGCCTGTTTGGTGAAGGAGTGTCTTACGCCAAAATTGCCAGCCAAATGGCCAAAGGCGCCATCTTGAAGAGTACAACCCTGAGGGAAAGTTTTACCCTAGTGGATTTTATGCGCCGCTACGGTGAAAGCGTGCTGCCATTGGTGTATCTGCAGGATGAAAAGTTGCGCATTGTCACGGCCGGCAGCGAAATCCCGGCCACAGGCATCGAGCTTATCAGTCTTATTCCTGTTGAGTCGCAGCAATACGCCAAAGAGCAGCAAGAGAAGGAAGCCCTTGAAAAAGCACAGGCAGAAAAGGAAGAAACTGAGCGATTGGCGCTGGCGAGGCAAACGCTTGAGGAGGCAACCCCCTCCGCTGAGTTAACATCAGCGTCAGACACAGACA
- a CDS encoding ligand-binding sensor domain-containing protein produces MSAVIRTIIYLMLLHLGNAWAAPQKIAHHLDFDADNISALLFDKQGFMWLGTQDGLFLYDNYQLEKFRPDASVPGTIAALDIRNLYLSRDNSVWISTNSGGLSRFNAESRTFTNYRHNSEDINSLSNDSVYDVTDGPNGDLWVATQIGLNRLNPLTGQVTRYFKEDANAGALPSNYIYKLFVDSHNRLWVGTIGGGLAYWAGDKQGFLSLALPDGIKDIFSIVEQDGKYLWVGTRQGLLKITLENLLVSPVSLVDGSEPELMIISLHLDANQLVLGTFGHGLLFYDTDTKSLGHDSQDTMSARDTITSIVKDSTGQLFYATWGQGAYKLDASIRNQSANSAAESWAHTLPNVNAVYAKSGSSRAWVGSFSHGLYWLDLDTQQLNRFTPNTPAKNLNGVMSMASVGEDELLVGTSEGLWHLSGNGTVRAHFSHQSQQTDSIGKGFVRVLQPDDSGDVWVGIGGDGLYRYHPDSGTFSAFKHNPSDPKSLSGNYITSLLVDGGYLWVGTRSNGLNLCEKENMSCTRLQVNNSGLSHYYISDIAKDNLGNIWVGTDGGGLHKAEIHQTGRETKVNIVPEPGLVADSIKSILPGVSDEVWFATSDGLFTYNSSQQRFQKATDKTLNDLGGFSQRSRSRADGFNLLGTNNGVYLFSGTSKLEPDIQFPIRFTRILSDSLTSPILNTSIHDSFQMSVPWGGWLNLEFALLDYGSSSQSYQYRMSSDSEWITLNNMHHLNFYKLDPGVHRLEVRGKGVNQVWSQPATLKLTVIPPWWRNTTYIGLLLVCIAFVAISYHRFRMAKWERYTRRLNALKEEKLAVIEKLKQNEQHLKSALEGMRNLATRLQYAKEEERKSISRELHDQFGQSLTATQISLQLFRRQHPNDTRLIDTCITTIQSMIKQVRAISFDLRPSLLDDVGLVAGLNHQLSKMSSSLANPIIFKADDHIPELSPDLTITLFRVIQESVTNAIRHANATNITVRLYLDGDKIKAVISDNGIGFELSNISSKVSDGGHLGLLGIEERVKSMNGSLTINAIPNGGVSISVEFPYEK; encoded by the coding sequence ATGTCTGCGGTAATAAGAACAATCATTTATCTGATGCTGCTCCACCTTGGCAATGCCTGGGCTGCACCTCAGAAAATTGCGCATCATTTGGATTTTGATGCAGACAATATTTCCGCACTCCTGTTTGATAAGCAGGGATTTATGTGGCTGGGAACCCAGGATGGACTGTTCTTGTACGATAACTACCAACTGGAGAAATTCAGACCGGATGCGAGCGTACCGGGAACCATCGCGGCCCTGGATATACGCAATCTCTATCTGAGTCGTGATAACAGTGTGTGGATATCTACCAACAGCGGAGGGCTGAGTCGCTTCAATGCTGAATCCCGAACATTTACCAACTACCGACACAATTCCGAAGATATCAATTCACTCTCCAATGACAGTGTGTATGACGTAACAGATGGCCCAAACGGGGATCTGTGGGTAGCCACTCAGATTGGGTTAAACCGTTTAAACCCGTTAACCGGCCAGGTAACCCGGTACTTTAAAGAAGACGCCAATGCTGGAGCCCTGCCCTCAAACTACATTTACAAACTCTTTGTCGACAGCCACAACAGACTTTGGGTGGGAACCATTGGAGGGGGGCTGGCATATTGGGCAGGCGATAAGCAGGGATTTCTCAGTTTGGCATTGCCCGACGGGATAAAGGATATTTTTTCCATCGTTGAACAAGACGGGAAATATCTGTGGGTAGGCACACGCCAGGGGTTACTCAAAATAACACTGGAAAACCTGCTCGTCAGCCCTGTCAGTCTTGTTGATGGCTCAGAGCCGGAATTGATGATTATTTCATTACATCTGGACGCCAATCAGTTAGTGTTGGGAACCTTTGGTCATGGGTTGCTGTTTTATGACACAGACACAAAAAGTCTTGGTCATGACAGTCAGGACACCATGAGTGCCAGGGACACCATAACCAGCATTGTTAAGGACAGCACAGGACAGCTTTTTTATGCTACCTGGGGGCAAGGAGCTTATAAGCTGGATGCGAGTATACGAAATCAATCTGCAAACAGCGCGGCTGAAAGTTGGGCGCACACCTTGCCCAATGTCAACGCAGTCTACGCCAAATCCGGCAGCAGCAGAGCATGGGTAGGTTCATTCAGCCATGGCTTGTACTGGCTTGATCTGGACACCCAACAGCTGAACAGATTTACACCGAATACGCCCGCAAAGAACCTTAACGGGGTCATGAGCATGGCTTCCGTCGGAGAGGATGAACTGCTGGTTGGCACATCAGAAGGCCTATGGCACCTATCTGGCAATGGTACAGTCAGAGCACATTTCTCTCACCAGTCTCAACAGACAGATTCTATTGGAAAGGGATTTGTAAGAGTGTTGCAACCCGATGACAGTGGCGATGTCTGGGTCGGCATTGGAGGCGATGGCCTTTATAGATACCATCCTGACAGCGGGACTTTCAGCGCATTCAAGCACAATCCATCAGACCCCAAGTCCCTGAGTGGAAACTACATCACCTCTTTACTGGTGGATGGTGGCTACCTCTGGGTAGGCACCCGATCAAATGGTTTGAATCTGTGTGAGAAGGAGAACATGTCCTGCACGCGACTGCAAGTAAACAACAGCGGGTTAAGCCACTACTACATCTCTGATATTGCAAAGGATAACCTGGGTAATATTTGGGTCGGCACTGACGGCGGTGGTTTACACAAGGCTGAAATCCATCAGACAGGCCGCGAGACCAAGGTTAACATAGTGCCGGAGCCCGGCTTGGTTGCGGATTCCATAAAGTCCATTTTACCGGGAGTGTCCGACGAGGTTTGGTTTGCAACCAGCGACGGATTATTTACCTATAACTCAAGCCAACAGCGCTTTCAAAAGGCGACGGATAAGACACTGAACGACCTGGGCGGGTTTTCTCAACGTTCCCGTTCACGCGCTGACGGATTCAATCTCCTTGGCACCAACAATGGCGTATATCTATTTTCAGGGACATCCAAATTAGAGCCGGATATCCAATTCCCTATCCGATTCACCCGGATTTTATCAGATAGTCTGACGAGCCCAATTCTGAACACGTCAATACACGACTCTTTTCAGATGTCAGTTCCTTGGGGCGGCTGGTTGAATTTGGAGTTTGCGCTGCTGGACTACGGCTCATCAAGCCAAAGCTATCAATATCGCATGTCTTCCGACAGCGAATGGATAACCCTGAATAATATGCACCACCTGAACTTCTATAAACTAGACCCCGGAGTACACCGACTTGAAGTGCGTGGAAAAGGCGTAAACCAAGTTTGGAGCCAACCGGCCACACTCAAGCTCACGGTGATCCCCCCCTGGTGGCGCAATACAACCTATATCGGCCTGTTACTGGTGTGCATTGCATTTGTGGCGATAAGCTATCACAGGTTTCGGATGGCAAAATGGGAAAGGTATACCCGTCGCCTCAATGCGCTGAAAGAAGAGAAACTCGCCGTTATTGAAAAACTTAAACAGAATGAACAGCATCTGAAATCCGCGTTGGAAGGTATGCGTAATCTGGCTACCCGGCTCCAATATGCCAAGGAAGAAGAGCGCAAATCCATTTCCCGGGAGCTTCACGATCAGTTCGGCCAATCACTCACTGCCACCCAGATAAGCCTGCAACTATTCCGGCGCCAACACCCCAATGACACCAGACTGATAGATACCTGCATTACGACAATCCAATCCATGATTAAGCAGGTACGGGCAATCTCGTTCGATTTGCGCCCAAGTTTGCTGGATGACGTCGGCCTGGTGGCGGGTCTTAACCACCAGCTGAGCAAGATGTCATCATCACTGGCAAATCCCATCATCTTTAAAGCCGATGATCATATTCCTGAACTAAGCCCCGATCTCACTATCACCCTGTTCCGGGTAATACAGGAATCGGTAACCAATGCCATTCGCCATGCGAACGCTACCAATATCACGGTGAGGCTTTATCTGGATGGGGACAAAATCAAGGCCGTGATTTCAGACAACGGCATTGGATTTGAGCTCAGCAACATTAGCAGCAAAGTCAGTGACGGAGGCCATTTGGGGTTATTGGGCATCGAGGAGCGTGTTAAGTCGATGAATGGCAGTTTGACCATCAACGCCATCCCCAATGGCGGTGTATCCATTTCAGTTGAGTTTCCTTATGAAAAATAG
- a CDS encoding response regulator, which produces MKNSNSVVLVDDHELVRAGIRTLLHTVDSIEVIGECGDGLEAIAMVKRLQPKLLVLDISIKSLSGMEVVKLISNQSIPVKILILSMHNNVEYVAKCLKHGAHGYLLKDAAVDELEPAIRNVLQGHSYISKEIDISLLDQLLSTNQSATSLLELLTNRQKQILQLIAEGYSTRQIADAIYVSIKTVETHRAHIMARLQIFDIAGLVRFALQEKLIP; this is translated from the coding sequence ATGAAAAATAGCAATAGCGTTGTACTGGTAGATGACCATGAACTGGTTCGCGCCGGTATACGCACCTTATTACATACCGTTGATTCAATCGAAGTCATCGGTGAGTGTGGTGATGGCCTCGAAGCAATTGCCATGGTAAAGCGATTACAGCCCAAGCTTCTGGTGCTGGACATCTCTATTAAAAGCCTCAGCGGGATGGAAGTTGTAAAGCTGATTTCAAACCAGTCAATTCCGGTGAAAATCCTCATCCTTTCTATGCACAATAACGTCGAATATGTGGCCAAATGCTTGAAACACGGGGCCCATGGATACCTGTTAAAAGATGCTGCCGTAGATGAGCTTGAGCCTGCCATCAGAAACGTTTTGCAGGGCCACAGCTACATCAGCAAAGAAATTGATATCAGCCTCCTGGATCAATTGCTGTCCACCAATCAGTCCGCGACATCCCTTCTGGAGCTATTAACCAACAGACAAAAGCAGATCCTTCAACTAATAGCTGAGGGTTATTCCACCAGACAAATTGCCGATGCTATCTATGTCAGTATTAAGACAGTCGAGACACACAGGGCACACATAATGGCAAGATTACAAATTTTTGATATTGCTGGTCTGGTGCGTTTCGCGTTGCAAGAAAAGCTTATTCCCTGA
- a CDS encoding S8 family serine peptidase produces MTAIYIGGVASSTAAPGMVAVGKGNFYQPSFTADDVRKIDAAHKASLDGDIFVGKPGQKNLQLKARSPEQIFQPDPSRQGQQQYIVQLDDEPMATYQGGIPGLAATAAPKNRSVIGKGRVNVKTQNAAQYQNYLETKQNTLLSRAQTVGANISVKQRFTVASNAMLVEMTEQDARVLSQQAGVKRITPNRVFELRTDRGPEFIGAKSVWRGEDPTTGLAAKGEGMLVGVIDTGINTDHPAFASDEEYTKLNPFGPGNFVGDCVQSPELCNDKLVGVRSYPEITDVYAAPEFQENPWMRPEMIRPANGEDYHGHGSHTASTVAGNELKDTALQTSDGQPTSDGINLPFTFASTSGVAPRAHVISYQVCWPGNGGDPYAGCPESAILAAFEDAIADGVDAINFSIGGQENLPWGDPVELAFLAAREAGISVAAAAGNAGAYWSADHSSPWVTTVGAVSHDRKLEAGNKTLSNFGVNSSSKPYKDIEGKSFSGSITGEVVLAENYPDPDPYDEYSSASCNVPFPEGTFRADQIVLCERGDIARVEKAVNVAAGGAGGFILQNVRYDIDNVVAESYVIPGIHVPYSTRWSLRNWINYSEPGTTTATISDYTNEYTLDEKLANNLAYFSSMGPSRTNNTLVPDLVAPGVEIYAANADDQPFTQSPEASDWTFMSGTSMAAPHVTGAMTLLMQLHPEWTPAEVQSALMLTAGPVYLNLGYDIVEPYYNFMAGAGAINVAQAANTGLIMDEAIANYRNADPSNGGLPNWLNIPSMVEMECEQSCTWMRTVTATRDGSWSAEALAKEEGFELSVSPATFSLKKGQSQTLVITAKVPGLIQSNVNPSEPGAPWEHIQNKDAFFNGKLTLTEASSTGPVLNMPVVVASKADAMPVSLDLDIQRNQGSETIYMNTGAYAALTPRFYGPVKPTVTHATLEAVFPFLDVEQIQVGWDIQMVEVAEGAKRLVVEVLKAKNASTLEEMNPRYTKPHPFIMVGRDLNDNGGFIPSEEEIAENYRAIKQEYDQEVVCISSSQAENNICSIESPAPGKYWFATAMAYGEGKVEVETGHAVLLAGDDRGMLSVSGPATHDGNGDYPLTLGWNIADAAKGDVYYGGMDLGTGPGAEGSFGFTALNIRRGEDALIWTVSQDKARSEDVIDVTVRLAPNLESNDRDYQLTLQMPEGIRLAPSTIRSNNSEVEAAIEANEQGLIIKGSQASTRNITREYKVTSNLTDEMCHTPLIDEYSTGGYIDLFAEFGIQPNAEWMQGDAWVNFDVPIDWLFYNADAEFKLYNQENAGYMRMHTVGALQFNTGYWMMQYHRGPGFLEEALAPFWRGSFEMKYRRHWEDPWGLTIASQYAEDRPDLGDLLFLEFDNVTDMYTGQEFDFQTILRSGIDDHPGKYEVIYAYKNLGADTAEGTIFIEGFDSAYSPNAGPKNGKLYTMLGFDNLDTVLSEDLVLCFDYVGPEQSEVEFSFKAAVQPKAMGKTLPLTLDVSLEGSSETQLVHQLEVRGNIQLAPLADMEVPENGRLDGIKVVYIDADKVPNEVRVTAEHVSAEVNGDLINLVPDANFHGETLVTVEVYDSLNPGDIASTSFTLTVISDGVEPPAPVTPTVPEPVSAQSSGGSLGWLWVAGLGWFASIRRRKRMN; encoded by the coding sequence TTGACAGCCATTTATATCGGGGGAGTAGCATCCAGCACCGCAGCACCGGGTATGGTAGCTGTGGGTAAAGGCAATTTTTATCAGCCAAGCTTTACTGCTGACGATGTGAGGAAAATCGATGCTGCTCACAAGGCCAGTCTAGATGGCGATATTTTTGTCGGCAAGCCGGGTCAAAAGAACCTGCAGTTAAAGGCACGTTCACCAGAACAAATTTTTCAACCAGATCCCAGTCGCCAGGGACAGCAGCAGTATATCGTGCAACTGGATGACGAGCCTATGGCGACCTATCAGGGCGGCATTCCGGGGCTTGCTGCGACAGCTGCGCCAAAAAACCGTTCCGTGATCGGTAAAGGCCGGGTAAACGTTAAAACTCAAAACGCGGCTCAGTATCAAAACTATCTTGAAACAAAACAGAATACCTTACTGTCCCGTGCTCAAACGGTAGGTGCAAACATTTCGGTAAAGCAGCGCTTTACTGTGGCCAGTAACGCAATGTTGGTTGAGATGACCGAGCAGGATGCCCGTGTGTTGTCGCAGCAGGCAGGCGTTAAACGCATCACCCCAAACCGCGTTTTTGAACTGCGCACCGACCGTGGCCCAGAGTTTATCGGTGCCAAGTCTGTATGGCGCGGTGAAGATCCCACCACAGGCCTTGCTGCCAAGGGTGAGGGCATGCTGGTAGGTGTGATTGATACCGGTATAAACACTGACCATCCGGCCTTTGCCAGCGATGAAGAATACACCAAGCTAAATCCCTTTGGTCCCGGCAACTTTGTTGGTGACTGTGTGCAATCTCCAGAGCTGTGCAACGACAAGCTGGTTGGGGTTCGTTCATACCCTGAAATTACCGATGTCTATGCCGCACCTGAGTTCCAGGAAAATCCCTGGATGAGACCTGAGATGATCCGTCCGGCCAATGGTGAGGACTATCATGGTCACGGCTCCCATACAGCCAGTACCGTGGCGGGTAACGAGCTGAAAGATACTGCGCTGCAAACAAGCGACGGACAGCCAACAAGCGATGGTATCAACCTGCCATTTACCTTTGCCTCAACCAGTGGTGTGGCCCCCCGCGCCCACGTGATCTCGTATCAGGTATGTTGGCCAGGAAATGGTGGCGACCCTTACGCCGGTTGTCCTGAATCGGCGATTTTGGCCGCCTTTGAAGACGCCATTGCCGATGGCGTAGATGCGATTAACTTCTCCATCGGTGGTCAGGAAAATCTGCCTTGGGGTGACCCTGTCGAATTGGCCTTCCTGGCCGCCCGTGAAGCCGGGATTTCTGTCGCCGCCGCAGCTGGTAACGCCGGAGCCTACTGGAGCGCTGACCACAGTTCTCCCTGGGTGACCACCGTGGGAGCTGTATCTCACGACCGCAAACTGGAAGCAGGCAACAAAACCTTAAGCAATTTCGGTGTTAATTCGAGCTCTAAACCCTACAAGGATATCGAAGGTAAGAGCTTCTCCGGTTCTATTACAGGCGAAGTAGTGCTGGCTGAGAACTACCCGGATCCAGATCCGTACGATGAATACAGCTCGGCGTCCTGTAACGTACCTTTCCCTGAAGGAACCTTCAGGGCCGATCAAATCGTTCTGTGTGAGCGCGGTGACATTGCCCGGGTGGAAAAAGCGGTGAATGTTGCCGCCGGTGGCGCAGGTGGTTTTATTTTGCAAAACGTGCGTTACGACATCGATAACGTGGTTGCCGAGTCCTACGTGATCCCTGGTATCCATGTGCCTTATTCAACCCGCTGGTCGCTCAGAAACTGGATTAATTACAGTGAGCCAGGTACTACAACAGCCACTATTTCTGATTACACCAACGAATATACTCTGGACGAGAAACTGGCTAATAATCTGGCATATTTCAGCTCCATGGGACCAAGCCGAACCAACAATACCCTGGTTCCGGACCTGGTGGCACCCGGTGTTGAAATCTACGCAGCCAACGCCGATGACCAGCCCTTTACTCAATCACCGGAAGCCTCTGACTGGACCTTCATGAGTGGCACTTCGATGGCAGCCCCCCATGTGACGGGTGCGATGACGTTGCTGATGCAGCTGCATCCCGAGTGGACCCCGGCCGAAGTACAATCTGCACTGATGCTGACGGCCGGTCCTGTCTACTTGAATTTGGGTTATGACATCGTTGAGCCTTACTACAACTTTATGGCCGGTGCCGGTGCGATTAATGTTGCTCAGGCGGCGAATACTGGCCTGATTATGGACGAGGCTATTGCGAATTACCGTAATGCCGATCCCAGCAATGGAGGGTTGCCGAACTGGCTTAACATTCCATCTATGGTGGAAATGGAGTGTGAGCAGAGCTGTACCTGGATGCGCACCGTTACCGCTACCCGTGACGGCAGTTGGTCTGCCGAGGCGCTGGCTAAAGAGGAAGGCTTTGAGCTGAGTGTTAGCCCTGCTACTTTCAGTCTGAAAAAAGGCCAAAGCCAGACACTGGTGATTACCGCTAAGGTGCCAGGTCTTATTCAGTCGAATGTTAACCCCTCTGAGCCTGGCGCACCTTGGGAGCACATTCAAAATAAAGATGCGTTCTTTAACGGTAAGCTCACCCTCACTGAAGCGAGCAGCACGGGTCCTGTGCTGAATATGCCTGTGGTTGTTGCCAGTAAAGCCGATGCCATGCCTGTTTCGCTTGATCTGGACATTCAGCGCAATCAAGGCAGCGAAACCATCTATATGAATACCGGTGCCTATGCTGCATTGACGCCTCGTTTCTATGGTCCGGTGAAGCCGACCGTGACCCATGCGACGCTGGAGGCAGTCTTCCCGTTCCTGGATGTTGAACAAATCCAGGTGGGTTGGGATATTCAGATGGTTGAAGTTGCGGAGGGTGCCAAGCGTTTGGTGGTGGAAGTGCTTAAGGCCAAGAACGCGAGCACCCTGGAGGAAATGAACCCTCGTTACACCAAGCCACATCCTTTCATCATGGTGGGGCGTGACCTGAACGATAACGGTGGCTTCATACCATCAGAAGAAGAGATAGCAGAAAACTACAGGGCAATTAAGCAAGAATACGATCAGGAAGTGGTGTGTATTTCTTCCAGTCAGGCCGAAAACAACATTTGCAGCATAGAAAGTCCTGCACCCGGTAAGTACTGGTTTGCGACCGCTATGGCTTATGGAGAAGGCAAGGTCGAGGTGGAGACAGGACATGCAGTGCTGTTGGCCGGTGACGATCGTGGCATGCTCAGTGTGTCTGGCCCGGCTACACACGACGGTAATGGCGATTATCCGCTGACACTGGGTTGGAATATTGCCGATGCCGCCAAAGGGGATGTGTACTACGGTGGTATGGATTTGGGCACAGGCCCGGGCGCTGAGGGCTCCTTTGGTTTTACCGCACTCAATATTCGCCGTGGTGAGGATGCCCTGATCTGGACGGTCAGCCAGGACAAGGCACGCAGTGAAGATGTGATTGATGTGACTGTGCGTCTGGCACCAAACCTCGAGTCGAACGATCGCGATTATCAGCTGACACTGCAGATGCCTGAGGGTATTCGTCTGGCACCATCGACCATACGCTCCAACAATTCTGAGGTTGAGGCTGCCATCGAGGCCAATGAGCAGGGCCTGATCATAAAAGGTAGTCAGGCCAGCACCCGCAACATCACCCGTGAGTACAAGGTGACCTCTAATCTGACCGATGAGATGTGCCATACCCCTCTCATTGACGAATACTCAACCGGTGGCTATATCGATCTGTTCGCGGAATTTGGTATTCAGCCAAACGCCGAATGGATGCAGGGCGATGCCTGGGTGAACTTCGATGTGCCTATCGATTGGCTGTTCTATAACGCCGACGCTGAGTTCAAACTCTATAACCAGGAAAACGCCGGTTACATGAGAATGCACACCGTGGGCGCGCTGCAGTTCAATACCGGCTACTGGATGATGCAGTACCACCGTGGACCGGGCTTCCTGGAAGAGGCGCTGGCGCCGTTCTGGCGTGGCAGCTTTGAGATGAAGTATCGCCGTCATTGGGAAGACCCATGGGGCCTGACCATTGCCAGCCAGTATGCTGAAGATCGTCCTGATTTGGGTGACCTGCTGTTCCTGGAATTTGATAACGTTACCGACATGTACACCGGCCAGGAGTTTGACTTCCAAACTATACTGCGCAGCGGTATCGACGATCATCCTGGCAAGTACGAAGTGATCTATGCCTATAAAAACCTGGGCGCAGATACCGCAGAAGGAACCATCTTTATTGAAGGTTTCGACTCGGCGTACTCTCCGAATGCCGGTCCAAAAAATGGTAAGTTATACACCATGCTCGGATTCGACAATCTGGATACTGTGCTCAGTGAAGATTTGGTGCTGTGTTTTGATTACGTAGGACCGGAGCAGAGCGAAGTTGAGTTCAGCTTCAAGGCCGCAGTGCAGCCAAAGGCAATGGGCAAGACCTTGCCACTGACGCTTGATGTCAGTCTTGAGGGGAGTAGCGAGACACAACTTGTTCACCAGCTTGAAGTCAGGGGTAATATCCAGCTAGCGCCGCTGGCGGATATGGAAGTGCCTGAGAACGGCCGTTTGGATGGTATTAAGGTTGTGTATATCGATGCTGACAAGGTGCCAAATGAAGTTAGGGTAACTGCCGAGCACGTCAGTGCCGAAGTGAATGGTGACCTTATAAATCTGGTTCCTGACGCCAACTTCCACGGCGAAACGCTGGTGACTGTTGAAGTGTACGACAGCCTCAATCCGGGTGATATCGCCAGCACCAGTTTTACCCTGACGGTAATTTCTGATGGTGTCGAACCGCCCGCTCCAGTGACTCCGACTGTCCCTGAGCCTGTCTCCGCGCAAAGCAGCGGTGGTAGCCTCGGTTGGCTGTGGGTTGCTGGGTTGGGCTGGTTTGCCTCAATCAGACGCCGTAAGCGGATGAACTGA